The following are encoded in a window of Streptomyces sp. 11x1 genomic DNA:
- a CDS encoding helix-turn-helix domain-containing protein translates to MESAAQTGVTSKRAAAGTGAVDFDDLAFDVFARNCPSRGTLEHVTGRWGALTMGALYESSLRFNELRRRVDGVSEKMLSQTLHALERDGLVHRDAQPTNPPRVDYTLTPLGREISERLLSLITFVEGRMEEVLRSRERYDATRGAR, encoded by the coding sequence ATGGAATCAGCCGCGCAGACCGGCGTGACGTCCAAGCGGGCCGCCGCGGGTACGGGCGCTGTGGATTTCGACGACCTCGCCTTCGACGTGTTCGCCAGGAACTGTCCCTCGCGGGGCACCCTGGAGCACGTGACGGGCCGCTGGGGCGCGCTCACGATGGGCGCGCTGTACGAGAGTTCGCTCCGCTTCAACGAGCTGCGCCGCCGCGTCGACGGCGTCAGCGAGAAGATGCTCTCCCAGACCCTGCACGCCCTGGAGCGCGACGGCCTCGTCCACCGCGACGCGCAGCCCACCAACCCGCCACGCGTCGACTACACCCTCACACCGCTCGGCCGCGAGATCTCCGAGCGCCTGCTGTCCCTCATCACCTTCGTGGAGGGCCGCATGGAGGAGGTGCTCCGGTCCCGCGAGCGCTACGACGCGACGCGTGGCGCCCGCTGA
- a CDS encoding LLM class flavin-dependent oxidoreductase: MPVTVVRFNLVEPGATPASLRARYRAAVEMAAYADVQGVSTVQTEEHHGVENNWLPSPFVFAGAVFGATRQIAVTVSAAIGPLHDPLRLAEDIAVLDLVSGGRLVTVAGIGYRPEEYAQFDVDWKERGKLQDEVLETLLRAWTGEPFTYRGRTVRVTPRPGTEPHPLLLVGGSSKAAARRAARLGLPFFPSAHLPELEAYYKERLVEYGTEGWTMMPAAETPLLHVAEDPDRAWAEYGRHFLHEARTYASWQSVDIRSAVRSGAATVAELRAEGVYRIVTPDECVALGLDNYVLHPLVGGMPVEEGWRGLRLFAERVLPRLAD, translated from the coding sequence ATGCCCGTCACGGTCGTCCGTTTCAACCTGGTCGAGCCCGGCGCCACGCCCGCCTCGCTCCGGGCCCGCTACCGGGCCGCCGTCGAGATGGCCGCGTACGCCGACGTGCAGGGCGTCAGCACCGTGCAGACGGAGGAGCACCACGGGGTCGAGAACAACTGGCTGCCGTCGCCGTTCGTCTTCGCGGGGGCGGTGTTCGGGGCTACACGACAGATCGCGGTGACGGTGTCGGCGGCGATCGGGCCGTTGCACGATCCGCTGCGGCTGGCGGAGGACATCGCCGTACTGGATCTGGTGAGCGGCGGGCGGCTCGTGACCGTCGCTGGGATCGGGTACCGGCCGGAGGAGTACGCGCAGTTCGACGTGGACTGGAAGGAGCGGGGCAAACTCCAGGACGAGGTGCTGGAGACGCTGCTCCGGGCGTGGACGGGCGAGCCGTTCACCTATCGGGGGCGCACGGTCCGGGTCACCCCGCGCCCGGGCACCGAGCCGCATCCGCTGCTGCTGGTCGGCGGTTCCTCGAAGGCGGCGGCCCGCCGGGCGGCACGCCTGGGGCTCCCCTTCTTCCCGAGCGCGCACCTGCCGGAGCTGGAGGCGTACTACAAGGAGCGGCTCGTCGAGTACGGCACCGAGGGCTGGACGATGATGCCGGCTGCCGAGACACCCCTGCTGCACGTGGCGGAGGACCCGGACCGGGCGTGGGCCGAGTACGGCCGGCACTTCCTGCACGAGGCGCGGACGTACGCCTCCTGGCAGTCGGTCGACATCCGGTCGGCCGTGCGGTCGGGCGCGGCGACGGTGGCGGAGCTGCGCGCCGAGGGCGTGTACCGGATCGTCACGCCGGACGAGTGCGTGGCGCTGGGCCTGGACAACTACGTCCTGCATCCGCTGGTCGGCGGGATGCCGGTCGAGGAGGGCTGGCGGGGACTGCGCCTGTTCGCCGAGCGGGTGCTGCCGCGTCTCGCCGACTGA
- the ftsY gene encoding signal recognition particle-docking protein FtsY, producing MELILAVVIAVVVLGVLGGLVVGSRRKKPLPPAPPTTPDITAPPAEPHVGDEAETPRDEPRRTIEEVDLPDGSASAPVAVEEPPAPEIEIPEPTAGRLVRLRARLSRSQNALGKGLLTLLSREHLDDDTWEEIEDTLLTADVGVQPTQELVERLRERVKVLGTRTPAELRTLLREELLKILVPEFDRAVNTDSPLDTPGIVMVVGVNGTGKTTTTGKLARVLVADGKNVVLGAADTFRAAAADQLQTWGERVGARTVRGPEGGDPASIAFDAVKEGIEEGADVVLIDTAGRLHTKTGLMDELGKVKRVVEKHAPLDEILLVLDATTGQNGLVQARVFAEVVDITGIVLTKLDGTAKGGIVIAVQRELGVPVKLVGLGEGADDLAPFEPEAFVDALIGE from the coding sequence ATGGAACTCATCCTTGCTGTAGTCATCGCCGTGGTCGTGCTCGGCGTGCTGGGCGGGCTCGTCGTAGGCAGCCGCAGGAAGAAGCCGCTGCCCCCGGCTCCCCCCACGACACCCGACATCACCGCCCCTCCGGCCGAGCCGCATGTCGGCGACGAGGCCGAGACGCCGCGCGACGAACCGCGCCGGACGATCGAGGAGGTGGATCTCCCGGACGGTTCGGCGTCGGCGCCCGTGGCCGTCGAGGAACCGCCCGCCCCCGAGATCGAGATCCCCGAGCCGACCGCCGGCCGTCTGGTACGGCTGCGCGCCCGGCTCTCCCGCTCACAGAACGCGCTCGGCAAGGGGCTGCTGACGCTCCTCTCGCGCGAGCACCTCGACGACGACACCTGGGAGGAGATCGAGGACACCCTCCTCACCGCCGACGTCGGCGTCCAGCCCACCCAGGAACTGGTCGAGCGGCTGCGTGAGCGAGTGAAGGTCCTCGGCACCCGCACCCCGGCGGAGCTGCGCACACTGCTGCGCGAGGAACTGCTGAAGATCCTCGTCCCCGAGTTCGACCGGGCGGTCAACACCGACTCGCCGCTCGACACCCCGGGCATCGTGATGGTCGTCGGCGTCAACGGCACCGGCAAGACCACCACCACCGGCAAGCTCGCGCGTGTCCTCGTCGCCGACGGCAAGAACGTCGTCCTCGGCGCCGCCGACACCTTCCGCGCCGCCGCCGCCGATCAGCTCCAGACCTGGGGCGAGCGCGTCGGTGCCCGTACCGTGCGCGGCCCCGAGGGCGGCGACCCGGCGTCCATCGCCTTCGACGCCGTCAAGGAGGGCATCGAGGAGGGCGCCGACGTCGTCCTCATCGACACCGCCGGCCGGCTGCACACCAAGACCGGTCTGATGGACGAGCTCGGCAAGGTCAAGCGTGTCGTCGAGAAGCACGCGCCGCTGGACGAGATCCTGCTCGTCCTCGACGCCACCACCGGCCAGAACGGTCTCGTCCAGGCGCGGGTCTTCGCCGAGGTCGTCGACATCACCGGCATCGTCCTCACCAAGCTCGACGGCACCGCCAAGGGCGGCATCGTCATCGCCGTGCAGCGTGAGCTGGGTGTGCCCGTCAAGCTCGTCGGCCTGGGAGAGGGAGCGGACGACCTGGCGCCGTTCGAGCCGGAGGCGTTCGTGGATGCCCTTATCGGCGAGTGA
- a CDS encoding CAP domain-containing protein, whose protein sequence is MGRHRRSAAGRAARGGRAAGVTDRGFVPEEPHYGPENLYGFAAFLEADAQAASRNGGSRRRKKKTVTPVKTGLLGVSAAVALGTVAVATGVLPGGDQYTISGGNANETVVPAGSPTGAATQQGGTDGAAQQQREDESTSRDAERAASPSNTPAPSTPPSEKKPAEDADKGSGSQKTKKPSDKPIKEKEKGKEKDSTSPAELSSETQAEAAVLLLVNEERAKAGCQPVAANSDLAKLAEAFSEDMALRGFFDHTDPDGSDPWDRAATLGITGLGGENIARGQATAEAVMEAWMNSPGHRANILNCDFKTLGVGVHLGDGGPWWTQDFGY, encoded by the coding sequence ATGGGACGCCACCGACGCTCCGCCGCCGGCCGCGCCGCCAGGGGGGGCCGCGCCGCCGGGGTCACTGACAGGGGCTTCGTTCCCGAGGAGCCGCACTACGGTCCGGAGAACCTGTACGGGTTCGCCGCGTTCCTGGAGGCCGACGCCCAGGCTGCTTCGCGAAACGGTGGCTCGCGCCGCCGCAAGAAGAAGACCGTGACGCCTGTGAAGACCGGTCTCCTCGGTGTCTCCGCCGCCGTCGCCCTCGGCACCGTCGCGGTGGCCACCGGGGTGCTGCCGGGCGGCGACCAGTACACGATCAGCGGTGGCAACGCCAACGAGACGGTGGTGCCCGCCGGCTCGCCGACGGGTGCGGCCACTCAGCAGGGCGGTACGGACGGCGCCGCGCAGCAACAGCGCGAGGACGAGTCCACCAGCCGGGACGCCGAGCGCGCGGCCTCTCCGTCGAACACCCCGGCCCCCTCGACGCCCCCGTCCGAGAAGAAGCCCGCCGAGGATGCGGACAAGGGCTCCGGCTCCCAGAAGACCAAGAAGCCCTCCGACAAGCCCATCAAGGAGAAGGAGAAGGGCAAGGAGAAGGACTCCACTTCTCCGGCGGAGCTCTCCTCCGAGACCCAGGCCGAGGCCGCGGTCCTCCTGCTGGTCAACGAGGAGCGGGCCAAGGCGGGCTGCCAGCCGGTGGCGGCCAACAGCGACCTGGCGAAACTGGCCGAGGCGTTCAGCGAGGACATGGCCCTGCGCGGGTTTTTCGACCACACCGACCCCGACGGTTCCGACCCGTGGGACCGCGCGGCCACCCTCGGGATCACCGGCCTCGGCGGCGAGAACATCGCCCGCGGCCAGGCCACCGCCGAAGCGGTCATGGAGGCCTGGATGAACAGCCCCGGCCACCGGGCGAACATCCTGAACTGCGACTTCAAGACCCTCGGGGTCGGCGTCCACCTGGGCGACGGCGGACCGTGGTGGACGCAGGACTTCGGCTACTAG
- a CDS encoding bifunctional DNA primase/polymerase, translating into MGFTIGGIREMRSGTRRRGRSSECTAVAEFTGLWGWDVVPGARTAAGACSCGRTACSAPGAHPLGFAPPLRAGATLDEVTEAWADFPGASVMLPVGRSFDVIEVAESAGRHALVRLERMGLPLGPVIATPEGRAHFFVAPGAAAELPSLLYRMGWDDPSALDLRGLGPGTHVTAPPSDRGGLGPVRWLRSPALDSATRPPAARLLLGTLAYVAHRSRA; encoded by the coding sequence ATGGGCTTCACGATCGGCGGCATCCGGGAGATGCGATCCGGCACGCGTCGACGCGGCCGTTCCTCGGAGTGCACGGCGGTGGCCGAGTTCACCGGCCTCTGGGGATGGGACGTCGTCCCCGGCGCGCGGACGGCTGCGGGCGCGTGCTCGTGCGGCAGGACGGCCTGCTCCGCGCCCGGCGCACACCCCCTCGGCTTCGCGCCTCCCCTCCGCGCCGGAGCGACGCTCGACGAGGTGACCGAGGCCTGGGCCGATTTCCCCGGCGCCTCCGTGATGCTGCCGGTGGGCCGCTCGTTCGACGTGATCGAGGTCGCCGAGTCGGCCGGGCGGCACGCGCTGGTCCGCCTGGAACGCATGGGCCTACCCCTCGGCCCCGTGATCGCCACCCCCGAGGGCCGCGCCCACTTCTTCGTCGCCCCCGGCGCCGCCGCCGAGCTGCCCTCCCTGCTCTACCGCATGGGCTGGGACGACCCCTCCGCCCTGGACCTGCGCGGTCTCGGCCCCGGCACCCATGTCACCGCCCCACCGTCCGACCGCGGGGGCCTCGGCCCGGTCCGCTGGCTCCGCTCCCCCGCGCTCGACTCGGCGACCAGGCCACCGGCCGCGCGGCTGCTGCTGGGCACCCTGGCCTACGTGGCCCACCGCTCCCGGGCCTGA
- the smc gene encoding chromosome segregation protein SMC, which produces MHLKALTLRGFKSFASATTLRFEPGITCVVGPNGSGKSNVVDALSWVMGEQGAKSLRGGKMEDVIFAGTTGRPPLGRAEVSLTIDNSDGALPIEYSEVTITRIMFRNGGSEYQINGDTCRLLDIQDLLSDSGIGREMHVIVGQGQLDSVLHADPMGRRAFIEEAAGVLKHRKRKEKALRKLDAMQANLARVQDLTDELRRQLKPLGRQAAVARRAAVIQADLRDARLRLLADDLVRLHAALRTEVADEAALKQRKEAAETELKKALQREAHLEGEVRRLAPRLQRAQETWYELSQLAERVRGTISLADARVKSATSAPAEERRGRDPEDMEREAARIREQEAELEAALEAAERALEDTVEHRADLERQLVVEERRLKDVARTIADRRESLARLNGQVNAARSRAASAQSEIDRLAAARDEARERAAAAQEEYEALKAEVDTLDAGDSDLAEQHDAAKRALAEAETALAVAREATTTAERRRAATQARHEALALGLRRKDGTGALLAAKDRLGGVLGPAAELLTVTPGYEIALAAAFGAAADAIAVTSPSAAAEAIRLLRKQDAGRAALLLAGAPDDVAPSSGTAPQRGAGNCATSHDGPADERRPLPASPPAHFAADLIRTSSDLTPAVRRLLHRIVVVDTLEDAEALVYARPDLTAVTAEGDLLGAHFAHGGSAGAPSLLEVQAAVDEAAAELEELAVRCEELAEAQRHAVELRRERAGIVEELGERRRAGERERSAVAQQLGRLAGQARGAAGEAERSTAVAARAQESLDKAVEDAEELAERLAVAEEMPVEEEPDTFVRDRLAADGANARQTEMEARLQVRTHEERVKGLAGRADSLDRAARAEREARARAEQRRARLRHEAAVAEAVASGARQLLRHVEVSLTRAERERTAADAAKARREQELAQARNEGRDLKAELDKLTDSVHRGEVLGAEKRMRIEQLETKALEELGVEPEGLIAEYGPDQLVPPSPPAEGEELPEDPEHPRNQPKTFHRAEQEKRLKAAERAYQQLGKVNPLALEEFAALEERHKFLSEQLEDLKKTRADLLQVVKEVDERVEQVFTEAYWDTAREFEGVFGRLFPGGEGRLILTDPDNMLTTGVDVEARPPGKKVKRLSLLSGGERSLTAVAMLVSIFKARPSPFYVMDEVEAALDDTNLQRLIRIMQELQEASQLIVITHQKRTMEVADALYGVSMQGDGVSKVISQRLR; this is translated from the coding sequence GTGCACCTCAAGGCCCTGACCCTCCGTGGGTTCAAATCGTTCGCCTCGGCGACCACGCTCCGGTTCGAACCGGGCATCACGTGCGTCGTCGGGCCCAACGGTTCGGGCAAGTCCAACGTCGTGGACGCGCTCAGCTGGGTCATGGGCGAACAGGGCGCCAAGTCGCTGCGCGGCGGCAAGATGGAGGACGTCATCTTCGCCGGCACCACCGGGCGCCCCCCGCTCGGCCGCGCCGAGGTGTCGCTGACCATCGACAACTCCGACGGGGCCCTCCCCATCGAGTACTCCGAGGTCACGATCACGCGGATCATGTTCCGCAACGGCGGCAGCGAGTACCAGATCAACGGCGACACCTGCCGACTCCTCGACATCCAGGACCTGCTCTCCGACTCCGGCATCGGCCGTGAGATGCACGTCATCGTCGGCCAGGGACAGCTGGACTCCGTCCTGCACGCCGACCCCATGGGCCGCCGCGCCTTCATCGAGGAGGCCGCCGGCGTCCTCAAGCACCGCAAGCGCAAGGAGAAGGCGCTTCGGAAACTGGACGCCATGCAGGCCAACCTGGCCCGCGTCCAGGACCTCACCGACGAACTCCGCCGCCAGCTCAAGCCGCTGGGCCGCCAGGCCGCCGTCGCACGCCGGGCCGCCGTCATCCAGGCCGACCTGCGAGACGCCCGCCTGCGCCTGCTCGCCGACGATCTCGTACGCCTCCACGCCGCGCTCCGTACGGAGGTCGCCGACGAGGCCGCGCTGAAGCAGCGCAAGGAGGCCGCCGAGACCGAGCTGAAGAAGGCGCTCCAGCGGGAGGCCCATCTGGAGGGCGAGGTGCGCCGGCTGGCCCCGCGCCTCCAGCGCGCCCAGGAGACCTGGTACGAGCTGTCGCAGCTCGCCGAGCGGGTGCGCGGCACGATCTCCCTGGCCGACGCCCGGGTCAAGAGCGCCACCTCCGCGCCCGCCGAGGAGCGGCGCGGCCGCGACCCGGAGGACATGGAGCGCGAGGCCGCCCGCATCCGTGAACAGGAGGCCGAACTCGAAGCGGCCCTGGAGGCCGCCGAGCGCGCCCTGGAGGACACCGTCGAGCACCGCGCCGACCTGGAGCGGCAACTCGTGGTCGAGGAACGCCGGCTGAAGGATGTCGCCCGCACCATCGCCGACCGCCGCGAGAGCCTCGCCCGGCTGAACGGCCAGGTCAACGCCGCCCGCTCCCGCGCGGCCTCCGCACAGTCCGAGATCGACCGCCTCGCCGCCGCCCGCGACGAGGCGCGCGAACGCGCCGCCGCCGCCCAGGAGGAGTACGAGGCGCTCAAGGCCGAGGTCGACACCCTCGACGCCGGCGACTCCGACCTGGCCGAACAGCACGACGCCGCGAAGCGCGCCCTGGCCGAGGCCGAGACCGCCCTCGCCGTCGCCCGCGAGGCCACGACCACGGCCGAACGCCGCCGGGCCGCCACCCAGGCCCGCCACGAGGCCCTCGCCCTCGGCCTGCGCCGCAAGGACGGCACGGGCGCGCTGCTCGCCGCGAAGGACCGGCTCGGCGGAGTGCTGGGCCCGGCCGCCGAACTGCTGACGGTCACCCCGGGCTACGAGATCGCCCTCGCGGCGGCCTTCGGCGCGGCGGCCGACGCGATCGCGGTGACCTCACCCTCCGCAGCGGCCGAGGCGATCCGCCTGCTGCGCAAGCAGGACGCGGGCCGCGCGGCCCTGCTACTGGCAGGAGCACCGGACGACGTGGCGCCGTCCTCGGGGACAGCGCCTCAAAGGGGCGCGGGGAACTGCGCGACCAGCCACGACGGGCCCGCGGACGAAAGACGACCTCTCCCGGCATCCCCTCCCGCGCACTTCGCCGCAGACCTGATCCGGACCTCCTCCGACCTCACACCCGCCGTACGCCGCCTCCTGCACCGCATCGTCGTCGTGGACACCCTCGAAGACGCCGAGGCCCTGGTCTACGCCCGCCCCGACCTCACCGCCGTGACCGCCGAAGGCGACCTGCTCGGCGCACACTTCGCGCACGGCGGCTCGGCCGGGGCACCGAGCCTGCTGGAGGTGCAGGCCGCCGTCGACGAGGCGGCGGCCGAGCTGGAGGAGCTCGCCGTACGGTGCGAGGAGCTGGCCGAGGCCCAGCGGCACGCGGTCGAGCTGCGCCGGGAGCGGGCCGGGATCGTGGAGGAACTGGGGGAGCGGCGCCGGGCGGGCGAGCGGGAGAGGTCGGCGGTCGCGCAACAGCTCGGGCGGCTGGCCGGGCAGGCGCGGGGCGCCGCCGGGGAGGCGGAGCGGTCCACGGCCGTCGCCGCACGCGCCCAGGAGTCGCTCGACAAGGCCGTGGAGGACGCCGAGGAGCTGGCCGAACGGCTCGCGGTGGCCGAGGAGATGCCCGTGGAGGAGGAGCCGGACACCTTCGTACGGGACCGGCTCGCGGCGGACGGGGCCAACGCGCGGCAGACCGAGATGGAGGCACGGCTCCAGGTGCGGACCCACGAGGAGCGGGTCAAGGGGCTCGCGGGGCGTGCGGACTCCCTCGACCGGGCCGCGCGCGCCGAGCGCGAGGCGCGGGCGCGCGCCGAACAGCGCAGAGCGCGGCTGCGGCACGAGGCGGCCGTGGCCGAGGCCGTCGCCTCCGGCGCCCGGCAGCTGCTCCGCCACGTCGAGGTCTCCCTCACCCGCGCGGAGCGGGAACGCACCGCCGCCGACGCGGCCAAGGCACGCCGTGAGCAGGAGCTCGCGCAGGCCCGCAACGAGGGGAGGGACCTCAAGGCGGAGCTGGACAAGCTGACCGACTCCGTCCACCGGGGCGAGGTGCTCGGCGCCGAGAAGCGGATGAGGATAGAGCAGCTGGAGACCAAGGCGCTGGAGGAGCTGGGCGTCGAACCGGAGGGGCTGATCGCGGAGTACGGGCCCGACCAGCTCGTACCGCCGTCGCCGCCTGCGGAGGGGGAGGAGCTGCCGGAGGACCCGGAGCACCCCCGCAACCAGCCGAAGACGTTCCACCGCGCCGAGCAGGAGAAGCGGCTGAAGGCGGCCGAGCGGGCGTACCAGCAGCTCGGCAAGGTCAATCCGCTGGCGCTGGAGGAGTTCGCGGCGCTGGAGGAACGGCACAAGTTCCTCAGCGAGCAGTTGGAGGACCTGAAGAAGACCCGTGCCGATCTGCTGCAGGTGGTGAAGGAGGTCGACGAGCGGGTCGAGCAGGTCTTCACCGAGGCCTACTGGGACACCGCGCGGGAGTTCGAGGGCGTGTTCGGCCGGCTCTTCCCCGGCGGCGAGGGACGGCTGATCCTCACCGACCCGGACAACATGCTCACCACCGGTGTCGACGTGGAGGCCCGGCCGCCGGGCAAGAAGGTGAAGCGGCTGTCGCTGCTCTCGGGCGGGGAGCGGTCGCTGACCGCCGTCGCCATGCTGGTGTCGATCTTCAAGGCGCGGCCCAGCCCGTTCTATGTGATGGACGAGGTCGAGGCGGCGCTCGACGACACCAACCTCCAGCGGCTGATCCGGATCATGCAGGAGCTGCAGGAGGCCTCGCAGCTGATCGTGATCACCCACCAGAAGCGGACCATGGAGGTCGCCGACGCGCTGTACGGCGTGTCCATGCAAGGCGACGGTGTCTCGAAGGTGATCAGCCAGCGGCTGCGTTAG
- a CDS encoding acylphosphatase has product MSEDVRLVAWVRGRVQGVGFRWFTRARALEIGGLSGFALNLADGRVQVVAEGPREACEGLLEWLQGDDTPGRVAGVTEIWDTPRGGYEGFAIR; this is encoded by the coding sequence ATGAGCGAGGATGTACGACTGGTCGCCTGGGTGCGTGGGCGGGTGCAAGGTGTGGGTTTCCGCTGGTTCACCCGGGCCAGGGCGCTGGAGATCGGGGGCCTGAGTGGTTTTGCTCTCAATTTGGCCGACGGGCGGGTCCAGGTGGTCGCCGAGGGGCCGCGCGAGGCGTGCGAGGGACTCCTGGAGTGGCTCCAGGGTGACGACACGCCCGGGCGCGTGGCGGGTGTGACCGAGATCTGGGACACACCGCGTGGGGGGTACGAGGGCTTCGCCATCCGCTGA
- a CDS encoding sugar porter family MFS transporter codes for MTSTAQPRAGARGAQPDHLSHVIFIAAAAAMGGFLFGYDSAVINGAVEAIRHRYDIGSMALAQVIAVALIGCAVGAATAGRIADRIGRIRCMQIAAALFTVSAVGSALPFALYDLAFWRIVGGFAIGMASVIGPAYIAEVAPPAYRGRLGSFQQAAIVVGIAVSQLVNWGILNAADGDQRGELLGLEAWQIMLGVMVVPAVLYGLLTFAIPESPRFLISVGKHERAREVLTEVEGGDVDLDARVAEIESAMNSEHRSTFKDLLGGSFLFKPIVWIGIGLSVFQQFVGINVAFYYSATLWQSVGVDPSESFFYSFTTSIINIVGTVIAMIFVDRIGRKPLALIGSVGMVLGLALEAWAFSYDLVDGKLPATQGWVALIAAHVFVLFFALSWGVVVWVMLGEMFPNRIRAAALGVAASAQWIANWAITASFPTLADWNLSVTYVIYTVFAALSIPFVLKFVKETKGKALEEMG; via the coding sequence GTGACCAGCACAGCGCAGCCCAGGGCAGGAGCTCGGGGCGCTCAGCCCGACCATCTCTCGCACGTGATCTTCATCGCGGCGGCGGCCGCGATGGGCGGCTTCCTCTTCGGCTACGACAGTGCCGTGATCAACGGCGCCGTCGAAGCCATCCGCCACCGCTACGACATCGGCTCCATGGCCCTGGCGCAGGTCATCGCCGTCGCCCTGATCGGCTGTGCCGTGGGCGCGGCCACGGCGGGCCGGATAGCCGACCGCATCGGCCGTATCCGGTGCATGCAGATCGCGGCCGCCCTGTTCACGGTCAGCGCCGTCGGCTCCGCGCTCCCCTTCGCGCTGTACGACCTCGCCTTCTGGCGGATCGTCGGCGGCTTCGCCATCGGCATGGCGTCCGTCATCGGCCCCGCCTACATCGCCGAGGTCGCCCCGCCCGCCTACCGGGGCCGGCTCGGCTCGTTCCAGCAGGCCGCGATCGTCGTCGGCATCGCCGTCTCCCAGCTGGTCAACTGGGGCATTCTGAACGCCGCCGACGGCGACCAGCGCGGTGAACTGCTCGGCCTGGAAGCCTGGCAGATCATGCTCGGTGTCATGGTCGTCCCGGCAGTGCTCTACGGCCTGCTCACCTTCGCGATCCCCGAGTCGCCGCGCTTCCTGATCTCCGTCGGCAAGCACGAGCGCGCCCGTGAGGTGCTCACCGAGGTCGAGGGCGGGGACGTCGATCTCGACGCGCGGGTCGCCGAGATCGAGTCGGCCATGAACAGCGAGCACAGGTCGACCTTCAAGGACCTGCTCGGCGGCAGCTTCCTCTTCAAGCCGATCGTCTGGATCGGCATCGGCCTGTCGGTCTTCCAGCAGTTCGTCGGCATCAACGTCGCCTTCTACTACTCCGCGACGCTGTGGCAGTCCGTGGGCGTCGACCCCAGCGAGTCGTTCTTCTACTCCTTCACGACCTCGATCATCAACATCGTCGGCACCGTCATCGCGATGATCTTCGTCGACCGGATCGGCCGCAAGCCGCTCGCCCTCATCGGCTCCGTCGGCATGGTCCTCGGCCTCGCCCTGGAGGCATGGGCCTTCTCCTACGACCTCGTCGACGGCAAGCTCCCCGCCACCCAGGGCTGGGTCGCCCTGATCGCCGCACACGTCTTCGTCCTCTTCTTCGCCCTCTCCTGGGGAGTCGTCGTCTGGGTCATGCTCGGCGAGATGTTCCCGAACAGGATCCGCGCCGCCGCCCTGGGTGTGGCGGCGTCCGCCCAGTGGATCGCCAACTGGGCCATCACCGCGAGCTTCCCGACCCTGGCCGACTGGAACCTCTCCGTGACGTACGTGATCTACACGGTCTTCGCCGCGCTCTCCATCCCCTTCGTCCTGAAGTTCGTCAAGGAGACCAAGGGCAAGGCGCTTGAGGAGATGGGCTAG
- the mutM gene encoding bifunctional DNA-formamidopyrimidine glycosylase/DNA-(apurinic or apyrimidinic site) lyase: MPELPEVEVVRRGLERWVAHRTVADVEVLHPRAIRRHLAGPEDFAHRLKGHRIGEPSRRGKYLWLPVEDTGIAVLAHLGMSGQLLVQPHDAADEKHLRIRVRFADDLATELRFVDQRTFGGLSLHDTTPDGLPDVIAHIARDPLDPRFDAEAFHQALRRKRTTIKRALLDQSLISGVGNIYADEALWRARIHYERPTAGFTRPRTTELLGHVRDVMNAALAVGGTSFDSLYVNVNGESGYFDRSLDAYGREGLPCRRCATPMRRRPWMNRSSYFCPTCQRAPRVAS; the protein is encoded by the coding sequence GTGCCAGAACTCCCCGAGGTCGAGGTCGTGCGGCGCGGTCTGGAGCGATGGGTGGCCCATCGGACCGTCGCCGACGTCGAGGTCCTCCACCCCCGGGCGATCCGTCGGCACCTGGCCGGCCCGGAGGACTTCGCGCACCGGCTCAAAGGCCATCGCATCGGCGAGCCCAGCCGCCGGGGGAAGTACCTGTGGCTGCCCGTGGAGGACACCGGCATCGCCGTCCTGGCCCACCTCGGCATGAGCGGCCAACTGCTCGTGCAGCCGCACGACGCGGCCGACGAGAAGCACCTCAGGATCCGCGTCCGCTTCGCGGACGACCTCGCCACCGAACTGCGCTTCGTCGATCAACGCACCTTCGGCGGACTGTCGTTGCACGACACCACCCCGGACGGTCTGCCCGACGTCATCGCGCACATCGCCCGCGACCCCCTCGACCCGCGGTTCGACGCGGAGGCCTTCCACCAGGCGCTGCGGCGGAAGCGTACGACGATCAAACGGGCCCTGCTCGACCAGTCGTTGATCAGCGGAGTCGGCAACATCTACGCGGACGAGGCGCTCTGGCGCGCGCGGATCCACTACGAGCGCCCCACGGCCGGTTTCACCCGCCCCCGCACCACCGAACTCCTCGGCCATGTACGGGACGTGATGAACGCGGCCCTCGCGGTGGGCGGCACCAGCTTCGACAGCCTCTACGTCAACGTCAACGGTGAGTCGGGGTACTTCGACCGCTCGCTGGACGCGTACGGCCGTGAGGGACTGCCCTGCCGCCGCTGTGCCACGCCGATGCGGCGGCGGCCGTGGATGAACCGGTCCAGCTACTTCTGCCCGACGTGTCAGCGGGCGCCACGCGTCGCGTCGTAG